AGGCTCCCCGGACATCACTGTCCCTCGCGGTGCTGCCTGCCCGGGGAGGCGGCGCAGCCCCATCCACCGGGGCCAGCAAGGTCAGCAGCAGCCCCTTGTGCGATGTTCTCCTGACAAGCAGCCCCAACGCCGCCTCCCCGCTGCTGACAGAAGCGCTCCGGCCAGCGGGACAGGCAGCTGCGAGGAGGATGCCCGTccttgcagcaggagctccGCCGGGCgcagggcacagcccctccCGCCAGCGCTGGGAGAAATCCCAGCTCGGCCCTTCCACGGGGCTGTGAGAGCGGGCAggtccagctgcagagccacacACGCCCGCTCACAGCCTCTCAAAGCCACAGCCCGAACCCCGGCAGCTGTTTCTCTTCCCCCTTCAAAGTAGGAGGAAAGCGCCTGCCCAGCTCCGTGTGGTGCCCAAGGGACCAAAGTCCAGCTCCCCGGGCACACAGATGAGCCCTGGGAGACAAAGTCAGAGTCCACACATCCCGGCCAGCTGGAAAACTCCCAACAATCGGCTTCTGCCAGGTGGGATGGCTGAGAACAAGTCCCTCCAGGCTAAGGAAGGTGCGGGCACTGCAGCATCCACTGCTGGGCTCTCAGATCCGTGAAACCAGGAGGAGCACACGGCGTCCCATGGACAACGGAGCCAGAGGACGGTCAGGAGCATCTCCAGGAGCACGGGACCAtgtggcagaggggcaggagcccGTCGGTGATGCTCTGTGTGAGGAAGGAGCCCGTGGGAAGCTGCACCTTCCAGAGGCTCTGCGCAGGGTCAGCAATCCCCAGCTCAATCCTGAATGCCACCGTCCAGCTCAGCTCCAAGGGATTTCTGAGCCTTGgtagcagctcagcagctgcagcgcTGGATAAGCCTTTAGGTtcaaagaatcatggaatctCCTGAGCTTGGAAGGGatccagtccaacccctggcctgcacagacaccccaataatcccaccctgtgcatccctgggagagttatccaaacactcctggagctctggcagcctcggggctgtgcccattccctgggcagcctgggcagtgcccagcaccctctggaggaaaagcctttccctgatctccagcctgaccctccctgacacagctccagctgctccctggggtcCTGTCACCCCTCAGAGCCCTCCCATCCCTgatcctgcagagctggcaccacATCCCCTCACCCAGGCACTGCACACCCCGCAAACCTCGGGCAGGGTGAGAACACCCCAAGCCCTTCCACATCTCACTTTCACAAGTCAGGCTCATCATTTCCCCTCTGGCTGCCTCgtcatcattaaaaaaacaaaaaaacaaaaaacaaaaaaacaaaaaaaaaacccaaagcaacaaaaaaaccccaatcaaacaaaaaaacaaaagaaagaaagtcgTTTGGCACCCAGCTCCACCGCTCCCCTCCGAAATGTCACCCTGGGTTTCCTGTGTCAGCAGCCacccaggagcagaggcagcctcgagctctgtctgcagcatcctgctcccCAGTGGTGTTTTAACCCCTGCAGACCTGGCTCCCTGCCACCGACCCCGCTTGCCCGAGGCCACCCGTTCAAAAAAAGCCACGCTGAGCAAAAATGGAAACTTTCCCCCTGCGTGATCGCCCCCCTAACGTGGATTTAAAATCATTGGAGGTGGTGGAACAAAATCCCCCCCACCAAAAAGTATCCTCCCTTCctcacagacagcagcagagatgcagagaCATTAAGTGACCTGCAAAAGAGCTCAGATTTCGTTAACCAGCAAATTATGGATGTCCCCCATGTCCCAGCGGGCTGCCACGTGACAGAGCCGTGACACTGGATCCTCGGCAGGTCACTTCTCTGTCCCCTTGTCTCCTCTCcttggggaggcagcaggaaccTCCTTCAAACCGCACAAAACGCAGCGCTGATATTGAGAAATGAGCAGAACACtggggtttggttgtttttgttttctgttttttttttttttatcaggcCCTTTCAttgtataaataatttatttcagttcacAGCAttatgtctgaaaaaaaaaaaaaaaaaaaaagaaccagaaaaagaaagaaaatgagacgGGAGGAACAGAGACTGACGGACAATGGCGAGGGCAGGACGGGATATCGCGGGTGGGAACACGGCAAACGGACCTGGGGGAATGAGACCTGCcgaaaaaaaaacccccaggtCATTCATAATCTGAGAAAATGCACAACCTTGCAAAGAGCCCAGGCAGTTCCcctttgggagctgctctgctgaggccCCTCTTCTTGCAGCCCACCGAGGGCGACGCTCGTCTTCACATACAGGGGGGGAAGCGGGGTGGTGGAGGAAGGTCACAGAAACACCACGGAAGCCAGGAGCTACTCGTTGGAAAAGTCTTTTTAATTATTGCAGAAAGCAGAGCGGCTGGCAAGGGCACGGGCTCAGCGTCCCGCCCGGCTCAGCCAAAccttccagagctctgccatcTCTCcaaggggctgctcagctgggtgGAACCAGCTCCCAGGAAAGACCCAGCTCTGCAAAAACAGCCTTTCCTTTAGCATTTGCTAAACAGAGACCAgccaggaggggaaaaaaccccaccactaACAGCCTGCACGTGTCACTCCTAAAACCTgatccctctggagctgctggggtcaACGCAGCTTTTACATTTCAAACAGGTCGCTCTCCCAAGAAAGGGTTAATACATGTGGCTTCTGTGGcatcaaaaataaataattcttttctctctctctctctctctctctctcttttgacTGCAAGTACCAAAGTGTTGGGAGGTGAAGACAAAGCAGGGAAACCCGAGGAAGCGGGAAGAGCCACCTGAACGGATGGGACCAGCCCACACAAATCGGGAACTCAAACCCCACAAGAGAAGAAACACAACTCGGCTGCAACATTTGTTTGTTCCCCTAACAaacccgcccccccccccccccccccccccccccccccccccccccccccccccccccccccccccccccccccccccccccccccccccccccccccccccccccccccccccccccccccccccccccccccccccccccccccccccccccccccccccccccccccccccccccccccccccccccccccccccccaatgcTGCGTGGAAGGTGCTCGTCCCTGCAAGGGGAGGATCGACTCCCCGAAACCCGAAGGgcattttgcttttgtctgCTTGGTGCTTTCCccttggctgctctgggaaagggTTTGCAAATGGAAAAGCTGGTGTAAAATCACCAGAAaatcctgcctgcctgcctccaAATTCAGGATATTTGGCCCCTGAGGGCTGCCTGCTTCAGCTCTGTGGGAAGCCAGGACCCCGGGGAGCAGGATCCCAGGCTGAAACACAGACAGCAAGCGGGTTGTGGTCCCCAGCCCCATGCAGGTACCAAAATGttcccctgcaggaggagggggccaggcctgaccctgctctgcaggcagagcttgCCCAGGTGGCTGCTGGGGGAAGTGAGGGGCTTTTAGCCAGGTTTTCATCTTCATTAAAAACCTACCACAACCCCACCATGCCTCTTCACCCTCTGCCATCTTCCCTTtccagcagagatttttttgcaGGCTCTGGCCACATctgtccgtccatccatccatccatccatccatccatccatccatccatccatccatccatccatccatccatccatccatccatccatccatccatccatccatccatccatccatccatccatccatccatccatccatccatccccgACTTGgcctcctgccccactgcagagcagcacagcagccagaatcccaaactctgcctttttggggggttttacTAAGCGACCCTTAGTCCGGATCACCTCCAAAGCCGCACCTGGGGGCACCCTGTGCACGAGGCCAATGCACGCCTGCGGGGGCTTTGCTGCAGGAGGTGACACCACCGAGCCTTTGAGAAACGGGGGTCCTGCACAACCCCCCCAGCGCTTCCAGCAGTGTTCACCCCAAACTCTtgggtgcttttttttccctttttttcacccttttttttgAGCCAAGAGCTTGAAGCTCTGCACcactcagcagctgctcagcaccccAGTGTCGCATCCTCTCCCCCAACCCAAAGGCTGCCCGTCCTTGCTCTGCACCCTAAAACACCAGCCAGGGTGGGTGAATGTCCCCTTACCCATCACACCCACCCCACTAAGACATTTTCTGCTGGTCCAACCCCCCTCTCCCTCCAAGCTTGCAACACCCCTTCCCACCGCCGCCCGCGGGGGAGGGATCCAGGGATGCGGGGATGCAGGGACAAGGGCTGCAAGCCCCCTCCCCGCTGACCTTGCCGAGCCACGGTGCATCCCCACCCTCCGCAGCATCGACCCCCCCGCCCCAAAATGCATGTGGGGGGCTGGCATCCACACCCCAGATGCCCCCAAATGCCCACGTTAAAGATCCAAAAGCACGCTGGGCTCCGCTCGAACGCACTCCAACAAGGTCCTGCCCTGCTGGTTCCCCGGCACACAAAGGCTCGGCGGTCCCGGAGGATGGAGAGGGGGGATTCATCCCgtttttccatgtttccagCCCAAAGGAGTCCGGATCAGACCCTCAGGAGCACGGGGCGGTGGGAGAGGGGAGCTCCGGGATCTGGGCTCGGCTGGCGGGAGCCGCTTTGTTATCACCACTATTGTCTGTCctttggggaaggagggaaaaaaatgaagaaaaaagaaaaaaaaaaaaaaaaagaacgaTTAAACCCAAAAGAATCGCTTTGGTTCTGTCTTCCCCTCAGTTCCTTTGTCTGCTCCCCTATCCCTCCCCGCCTCGGCTGGGCTTCTACCGCTTCTTCTTCTGCTTGAGGGACTTCCTGCGCTTGAGGATCATCTCGTAGAGCTTGTCCATGCCCTCCGTCAGCCCCTCGCCGATGATGGCGCAGGCGGGCTGGATGTGGTAGGTGGTGGAAGGGGTCAGCTCGTGGAGGGCCAGCTGCTTCTCGATCTCGGCCACCGGCAGCGATTTGGGCAGGTCCTGCTTGTTGGCGATGACCAGCAGCGGGGTGCCCTGGTTCTCCGCGAACTTGGTCACCTTGTGCAGCTCCGTCTTGGCTTCCTCCAGCCGGTCCACGTCCACTGAGTCCACCACGTAGATGATGCCATCGGTGCAGCGGCTGTAGGACTTCCAGAGCGGGCGCAGCTTCTCCTGGCCGCCCACGTCCCAGAAGTGGCAGCTGATGCCCTTGGCCGTCCCGTTGCTGAGCCGGATCTTCTCGGTGTTGAAGCCGATGGTGGGCACGGTGTTAACGAACTCGTTGAACTTGAGGCGGTAGAGCACCGTGGTCTTGCCCGCCGAATCCAGGCCCAGCATGACGATGTGGAGGGACTGGAAGGCGGAGATGTTGGAGGAGATGTTCCCCATGGCCACGGCTCGCGGCCGCGCTCACAGCCCCGCGCCCATCCCCGCGCCGCCGGCCCGCAGCGGGGGCACGGCTCGGGGCGGCGGAGGGAGCCGGGGCCGGGGATACGGGATATGGGATGGGGGATATGGGATGGGGGATATGGGATCGGGGACACGCAGCGCGGCTCCACGCGGCGGCAGCGCGCCGGGACTGCCGACCCCCGCCCCGCccggcaggaggaggaggaggaggagggccgccccccgccccgcccggcaggaggaggaggaggaggaggaggagggaaaggaggaggaggaagagaaagaggaggagaggaggaggaggggccGCGCCGCCGCCTTCCTCCCGCTCCGCCCCGCGTCCTGCCTGCGCTGAGCTTCACCTGGCCGTGCCTGCGCTTCTGCTCCTCGGGGACCCCCGGGAGCGCCACCCCCCCCGTGCTGGAAGCTTGGTTATCTCTATGTTTGTCATCGGGACCGGCCGCAGCAAGCAGTGAAAAAACTCCCTTAAAAATAGCAGCCAAGCCAAggtgtggctgctccatccctggaagtgtcccaggccaggttggatggggcttggagcagcctgggctagtggaaggtgtccctgctcgtggcagggagtggaacaaGGTGTTTTTTcaggccccttccaacccaaaccattctgggattccggGATTATTCATTGCATGTGAGGCACCAGGAGGGACTTTTCactgcaccaggagctgttcaggcacagctcctcagggacACCTGGCACCAGTGACGATTcgggctggaaagcagcagagcaatgTGGAGCATCTGCgtcccctgcagc
This genomic interval from Ficedula albicollis isolate OC2 unplaced genomic scaffold, FicAlb1.5 N00310, whole genome shotgun sequence contains the following:
- the ARL4C gene encoding ADP-ribosylation factor-like protein 4C isoform X1; the protein is MGNISSNISAFQSLHIVMLGLDSAGKTTVLYRLKFNEFVNTVPTIGFNTEKIRLSNGTAKGISCHFWDVGGQEKLRPLWKSYSRCTDGIIYVVDSVDVDRLEEAKTELHKVTKFAENQGTPLLVIANKQDLPKSLPVAEIEKQLALHELTPSTTYHIQPACAIIGEGLTEGMDKLYEMILKRRKSLKQKKKRTDNSGDNKAAPASRAQIPELPSPTAPCS
- the ARL4C gene encoding ADP-ribosylation factor-like protein 4C isoform X2, encoding MGNISSNISAFQSLHIVMLGLDSAGKTTVLYRLKFNEFVNTVPTIGFNTEKIRLSNGTAKGISCHFWDVGGQEKLRPLWKSYSRCTDGIIYVVDSVDVDRLEEAKTELHKVTKFAENQGTPLLVIANKQDLPKSLPVAEIEKQLALHELTPSTTYHIQPACAIIGEGLTEGMDKLYEMILKRRKSLKQKKKRQ